A window of the Butyricimonas virosa genome harbors these coding sequences:
- a CDS encoding TonB-dependent receptor, whose product MRIIYSILLLTCISGHLFAQRSETVQTNDSTFSAIKQLKEVIITAEKRELSINEIPVALSVISGKNLLNENNPDLRNLSGIVPNFYMQEGGLKLSTPLYIRGIGTVSGTPPVGLYVDGVPIFDKNAFIFDLYDIKQIEVLRGPQTTLYGRNSIIGLINIRTNPPATKFSLQAKAGISSYNSQNYMFMANLPINKVLYNKLSFAYNRTDGYFKNDFTGGKSNKSDSYDIRYQGSVFTDATWKVAFGLNYNHSFDDGYAYHAIDSLKVHRHRVNYNADASYKRDLLSTYVNVQKHFSQTRLNWITSYSRAKDKQVLDADFTYHDVFQNGKESKQDLITQEINYQSSRGDKIDWTVGTFGFYKDLTNDYLATFGTERHLLLPLDLDQALYYNNTSTWGIAGYGQITVKNLLPGMFVTAGIRYDYEKASLSYRDSLLFHDADRFTGYHDWDEKHSYAAWLPKFSVLQKWNEQLSTYLNISKGYKAGGYNIISNEMTTQVVELEYDKESLWNYELGAKYFSVNGRFNVNGALFYIDWKDQQIFVMEMMGPIIKNAGDARSIGAEIDLSWECLPRLVYFLSSGYSDSEYYHHLTKEYEGNKIVMAPEFTMNTGISYTQAIKSSLFKSFTATTSVTGFGTQYFDEANTMKQDPYFLWNMDLGISGKHIDFHVWGKNILDKNFFCYMFNSPVGNNLPEYMKSGQSGAPSRFGASITIKL is encoded by the coding sequence ATGCGGATAATATATAGCATTTTACTATTGACATGTATTTCCGGGCATTTGTTCGCCCAGCGGTCCGAGACCGTGCAAACAAATGACTCTACATTCAGTGCTATTAAACAACTAAAAGAAGTTATCATCACGGCCGAAAAAAGGGAATTATCCATTAACGAGATTCCTGTTGCCCTCAGCGTGATTAGCGGGAAAAATTTATTAAACGAGAATAATCCGGACCTCCGCAACTTGTCGGGAATCGTTCCGAATTTCTACATGCAGGAAGGTGGCTTGAAATTATCGACCCCACTCTATATCCGCGGAATTGGAACGGTATCCGGAACCCCGCCCGTCGGTTTGTACGTGGATGGAGTCCCGATTTTTGACAAAAATGCCTTCATATTTGATTTGTACGACATCAAGCAAATAGAAGTGCTGCGAGGCCCGCAAACCACTTTGTATGGCCGGAACAGCATTATAGGCTTGATTAACATCAGGACAAATCCTCCCGCGACAAAATTTTCTTTACAGGCAAAAGCCGGTATTTCCAGTTACAATTCTCAGAATTACATGTTTATGGCTAATTTACCCATCAACAAAGTTCTATACAACAAATTGTCTTTTGCCTATAATCGCACGGACGGGTATTTCAAGAATGATTTTACCGGGGGAAAATCGAACAAATCGGATTCATACGATATTCGTTACCAGGGAAGCGTGTTCACGGATGCCACTTGGAAAGTGGCGTTTGGTCTAAACTACAACCATAGCTTTGATGACGGTTACGCTTACCATGCCATCGATTCGTTAAAAGTACACCGGCACCGGGTTAATTACAACGCGGACGCATCCTATAAACGGGATTTATTATCCACGTACGTAAACGTGCAAAAACATTTTTCCCAAACCCGGTTGAACTGGATCACGTCCTATTCCCGGGCTAAAGATAAGCAGGTTTTGGATGCAGATTTCACGTATCATGATGTATTTCAAAATGGAAAAGAATCCAAACAAGATCTGATCACGCAAGAGATCAACTACCAGTCCTCCCGGGGCGATAAAATCGATTGGACGGTAGGAACATTTGGGTTTTACAAGGACTTGACGAATGATTATTTAGCCACGTTCGGTACCGAACGTCATTTGCTTCTCCCGCTAGATTTGGATCAAGCGTTGTATTATAACAACACATCCACTTGGGGAATTGCCGGATACGGGCAAATTACCGTGAAAAATCTTTTACCGGGAATGTTCGTTACTGCCGGAATCAGGTATGATTATGAGAAAGCGTCTCTCTCCTACCGGGACAGTTTGTTATTTCATGATGCAGACCGGTTCACCGGTTATCACGATTGGGATGAAAAGCATTCCTACGCGGCTTGGTTGCCTAAATTCTCTGTCCTACAAAAATGGAACGAACAATTATCCACCTATTTGAATATATCTAAAGGGTATAAAGCCGGCGGGTACAATATCATTTCAAATGAAATGACTACTCAAGTTGTAGAGTTGGAATATGACAAAGAATCATTGTGGAATTATGAACTTGGAGCTAAATACTTTAGCGTTAACGGACGGTTTAACGTGAATGGGGCACTTTTTTACATTGATTGGAAAGATCAGCAAATCTTCGTTATGGAAATGATGGGACCGATTATCAAGAACGCGGGAGACGCTCGCAGTATTGGAGCGGAGATCGATTTAAGCTGGGAATGCCTGCCGCGACTGGTTTACTTTCTTTCCTCCGGATATAGCGATTCGGAATACTATCACCACTTAACCAAGGAATACGAGGGTAATAAAATTGTCATGGCCCCGGAATTCACGATGAACACGGGGATATCGTACACCCAAGCAATAAAGTCCTCGTTATTCAAATCTTTCACGGCAACCACGTCTGTTACCGGTTTCGGAACCCAATATTTTGACGAGGCAAACACCATGAAACAAGATCCCTATTTCCTTTGGAACATGGATCTGGGTATTTCCGGTAAACACATTGATTTCCACGTCTGGGGTAAGAACATTTTAGATAAAAATTTCTTTTGCTATATGTTCAACAGTCCCGTGGGAAATAATTTACCGGAATACATGAAATCCGGCCAATCCGGTGCTCCCTCTCGATTCGGGGCATCTATAACAATAAAATTATAA
- a CDS encoding Fur family transcriptional regulator, with product MNTVQGTREYLLKYDIKPSMQRIAIMDYLMEHRVHPTADEIYNALYPTMPTLSKTTIYNTMKLFSEQGAVKALVIDEKNVRFDIDTSSHAHFMCLGCGCVYDLPIENQEAMQLEGVGELMITEIHLYYKGYCKKCAEENRKNILL from the coding sequence ATGAATACAGTACAGGGAACACGGGAATATTTGCTAAAATATGACATCAAACCATCCATGCAGAGAATAGCAATCATGGATTATTTGATGGAACACCGGGTACATCCGACGGCTGACGAAATTTACAATGCTTTATATCCGACTATGCCTACTTTGTCCAAAACGACAATATATAACACGATGAAATTATTCTCGGAACAGGGAGCGGTAAAAGCTCTTGTGATCGACGAGAAAAACGTGCGATTCGACATTGACACGTCAAGTCACGCTCATTTCATGTGTTTGGGATGTGGTTGCGTGTATGACCTTCCGATTGAAAATCAAGAAGCGATGCAATTAGAAGGAGTAGGGGAGTTGATGATCACAGAAATTCATCTTTATTACAAGGGGTATTGTAAAAAATGCGCCGAAGAGAATAGAAAAAACATATTATTATAA
- a CDS encoding NADH peroxidase — protein sequence MKKFICTVCGYVHEGDEAPEFCPQCKQPKSKFKELVETEGALTFVDEHRLGVAKGVDPEVLEGLRAHFNGECSEVGMYLAMSRQADREGYPEIAEAFKRYAWEEAEHAAKFAELLGECVWDTKTNLKKRMEAEAGACEDKKRIATLAKKLDLDAIHDTVHEMCKDEARHGKGFEGLYNRYFK from the coding sequence ATGAAAAAATTTATCTGTACCGTATGTGGTTACGTGCATGAAGGAGATGAAGCTCCGGAATTTTGTCCTCAGTGTAAACAACCGAAAAGCAAGTTCAAAGAATTGGTTGAAACAGAGGGTGCTCTGACATTTGTTGACGAACATCGTCTTGGAGTTGCAAAAGGAGTTGATCCAGAAGTTCTCGAGGGATTGAGAGCACATTTCAATGGAGAATGTTCAGAAGTCGGGATGTATTTGGCCATGAGCCGCCAGGCAGATCGTGAAGGTTACCCGGAGATTGCGGAGGCTTTCAAACGTTACGCTTGGGAAGAAGCTGAACACGCGGCTAAATTTGCAGAATTATTGGGAGAATGTGTTTGGGATACCAAAACAAACTTGAAAAAACGTATGGAAGCAGAAGCTGGTGCTTGCGAGGATAAAAAACGTATTGCTACTTTGGCTAAAAAATTGGATTTGGATGCTATCCATGATACCGTTCATGAAATGTGTAAAGACGAAGCCCGTCACGGTAAAGGTTTCGAAGGCTTATATAATCGTTACTTCAAGTAA
- a CDS encoding alpha/beta hydrolase, with protein MRTYRCEDVTLSERGIDSKGWLCNPQEKGKKPAILVLGPKDASNNTVLLQYATRLANYGFVVLGMEETQDVKAAIDYLSLKDEVDPNKMYAMGICNGTNEVLASTEAEKRLKAIALVAGCYKRKEASRVKVPTIVIHGGKNEKEYQSAQRVYDTICAEEKLAIWEGSVTHAQYFEDPLVLDKTVRNVFRWFKTH; from the coding sequence ATGAGAACTTATAGATGCGAAGACGTCACTTTATCAGAGAGAGGAATTGATAGTAAAGGCTGGTTGTGTAATCCTCAAGAAAAAGGTAAAAAACCGGCGATACTTGTTTTAGGTCCTAAAGATGCCTCCAACAACACGGTATTATTACAATATGCCACGCGATTGGCAAACTATGGTTTTGTCGTTTTAGGAATGGAGGAAACTCAGGATGTAAAAGCAGCCATTGATTATTTGAGCTTGAAAGATGAAGTTGACCCGAATAAAATGTACGCCATGGGGATATGTAACGGGACAAATGAAGTTCTGGCCAGTACAGAAGCGGAAAAACGACTAAAAGCCATTGCTCTGGTGGCGGGATGTTACAAACGCAAGGAGGCATCGCGGGTAAAAGTTCCAACCATCGTTATTCACGGGGGGAAAAACGAAAAGGAGTATCAATCCGCCCAACGCGTGTACGACACGATCTGTGCCGAGGAAAAATTAGCGATATGGGAAGGTTCTGTGACTCATGCACAATATTTCGAAGATCCTCTTGTTTTGGATAAAACGGTACGGAATGTCTTCCGTTGGTTTAAAACACATTGA
- the thiD gene encoding bifunctional hydroxymethylpyrimidine kinase/phosphomethylpyrimidine kinase codes for MKTYKRVLSIAGSDSGGGAGVQADLKAISACGCFAMTAITAVTAQNTLGVRAIEPLPVNVIDAQIRACLDDIGVDAIKIGMLHSVEVIQTVTRVLADYPIKYIVVDPVMVATSGDLLVQQEAIAVMQKELFPLATVITPNLYEIEILSGKKIRSQEDLYLSIPALKSIGARNILLKAGHLECEEITDVLIDCEHDLEYRYPAKKIITPNTHGTGCSLSSSVASYLAHDFPLNIAVEKALNYLHEAIETAAGYRIGHGHGAIHHFYKWW; via the coding sequence ATGAAAACCTACAAGAGAGTATTATCTATAGCCGGTTCCGATAGTGGTGGCGGTGCCGGAGTTCAAGCAGACTTGAAAGCGATCTCGGCCTGCGGGTGTTTCGCTATGACCGCCATCACAGCCGTGACAGCTCAAAATACATTGGGAGTAAGAGCCATTGAACCTCTTCCCGTGAATGTCATAGACGCCCAAATCAGAGCTTGTTTAGACGATATTGGCGTGGATGCGATCAAAATTGGTATGCTACATTCCGTGGAAGTGATTCAAACCGTCACGAGAGTACTAGCCGATTACCCGATCAAGTACATTGTCGTGGACCCCGTAATGGTGGCGACCTCGGGCGATCTGCTTGTACAGCAAGAAGCCATTGCCGTGATGCAAAAGGAATTATTTCCATTAGCTACCGTCATCACCCCGAATCTTTACGAGATAGAGATTCTTTCCGGGAAGAAAATACGCTCTCAAGAAGATTTATATCTTTCCATTCCCGCATTGAAGAGTATCGGGGCTCGTAATATCTTGTTAAAAGCCGGGCATTTAGAATGTGAAGAGATAACAGATGTTTTAATTGATTGTGAGCATGATTTGGAATATCGTTACCCGGCAAAGAAAATAATCACCCCGAACACGCACGGAACCGGATGCTCTTTATCATCCTCCGTGGCTTCCTATTTAGCCCATGATTTCCCCTTGAATATAGCCGTGGAAAAAGCTTTGAATTATTTGCACGAGGCCATAGAAACGGCAGCCGGATACCGAATAGGACATGGACATGGAGCCATTCATCATTTTTACAAGTGGTGGTAA
- a CDS encoding SAM-dependent methyltransferase, which produces MGKLYLLPNLLGETPIERVIPGDVIHIIKNIKVFATENVKNTRRYLKKIDKAINIDELVFLDLNEHSDIKDIETYLPYLADQDMGIISEAGCPGIADPGAELVALAHKHGYQVIPLVGPSSILLALVASGANGQNFSFNGYLPISKPERIKTLKTYEKQSAVENRTQLFIETPYRNVQLFEDMIATLSPTTRLTIACDITTENEYIKTMLIKDWKHVNPDINKRPTIFVLYARSF; this is translated from the coding sequence ATGGGAAAATTATATTTGCTCCCCAATTTACTTGGGGAAACACCGATAGAGCGGGTTATTCCTGGTGATGTAATCCATATCATTAAGAATATCAAAGTTTTTGCAACTGAAAACGTGAAAAATACCCGGCGTTATTTAAAGAAAATAGATAAGGCCATAAATATTGACGAACTCGTTTTCTTAGACTTGAATGAACATTCGGATATAAAAGATATTGAAACCTATCTCCCCTACCTGGCCGATCAAGATATGGGCATTATCTCCGAGGCCGGATGCCCCGGTATTGCAGACCCGGGAGCAGAATTGGTGGCATTAGCCCATAAACACGGTTATCAGGTAATTCCTTTAGTCGGTCCCTCTTCAATTTTATTGGCTCTGGTAGCCTCCGGGGCTAACGGGCAAAACTTTTCGTTTAATGGTTATTTGCCCATTTCCAAGCCGGAACGTATTAAAACGTTGAAAACTTACGAGAAACAATCTGCCGTGGAGAACCGGACACAATTATTTATCGAGACCCCCTACCGGAACGTGCAATTATTCGAGGATATGATAGCTACCCTGTCTCCCACCACACGCCTCACAATAGCCTGTGATATTACGACAGAAAATGAATACATAAAAACCATGTTAATAAAGGATTGGAAACACGTGAACCCGGATATAAATAAACGTCCGACGATTTTCGTATTATATGCCCGATCATTCTAA
- a CDS encoding MBL fold metallo-hydrolase, which yields MKVTILGSGTSQGVPVIACECPVCRSTDEHDKRLRCSAMIDIGDKKLIIDAGPDFRTQMLRAGVKDVTALLLTHEHKDHIGGLDDIRAFNWVKNGEVDIYCNRRTKDIICKDYDYAFAEFRYPGVPEMNIHVVDEAPFWIDDIKIEPITVMHHKLPVTAFRIDNFAYITDANFISEVSMKKLEGVEYMVINALRKEIHLSHFTLNQAIDVVKSLHVKQAYITHIGHQMGLHEEVSRELPENIQLAHDMLSFEF from the coding sequence ATGAAAGTAACGATTTTAGGAAGTGGAACTTCACAAGGGGTTCCCGTTATTGCTTGCGAATGTCCTGTTTGTCGCTCTACGGATGAGCATGACAAACGTTTAAGGTGTTCTGCCATGATTGATATCGGGGACAAGAAACTGATTATAGACGCCGGACCCGATTTCCGGACTCAAATGCTACGAGCCGGGGTAAAGGACGTGACTGCCTTGCTGTTGACGCACGAACATAAAGATCATATCGGGGGATTGGATGATATTCGGGCTTTTAATTGGGTCAAAAACGGAGAGGTTGACATTTATTGTAACCGGAGGACGAAAGACATTATCTGCAAGGATTATGATTACGCTTTTGCAGAATTCCGTTATCCCGGTGTTCCGGAAATGAATATTCATGTGGTAGATGAAGCCCCATTCTGGATCGATGATATTAAGATTGAACCCATTACGGTCATGCATCATAAGCTTCCCGTGACGGCATTCCGTATTGATAATTTCGCTTATATCACGGATGCGAATTTCATATCGGAGGTAAGCATGAAGAAATTGGAGGGGGTCGAATACATGGTCATCAATGCTTTGCGTAAAGAAATCCACCTTTCTCACTTTACGTTGAATCAAGCCATTGATGTGGTGAAAAGCTTACACGTGAAACAGGCCTACATCACACATATCGGTCATCAGATGGGATTACATGAAGAGGTCTCGCGGGAATTACCAGAAAATATACAACTGGCTCATGATATGTTATCATTTGAGTTCTAA
- the gyrA gene encoding DNA gyrase subunit A: MENVGEKIIKINIEEEMKSSYIDYSMSVIVSRALPDVRDGLKPVQRRVLYGMSELGVTSGKPFKKSARIVGEVLGKYHPHGDSSVYMAMVRMAQSWSLRYPLVDGQGNFGSVDGDSPAAMRYTEARLMKVTEDTLMDLDKDTVDMIPNFDESLKEPSVLPTRIPLLLVNGASGIAVGMATNMPPHNLSDTIDAICAYIDDPDIEIDDLIRIIKAPDFPTGGTIYGYSGVKEAYHTGRGRIVIRSKTSVETTPHGREKLIVHEIPYMVNKAELISRIADLVNEKKIDGISNINDESDRSGMRIVIDLKKDAIANVVLNTLLKHTALQTSFGVNNIALVGGRPRLLNLKDLIRLFVEHRHDVITRRTQFELKQAEDRAHILEGLIIASDHIDEVIRIIRASKTPEEAKNNLIERFSLTEVQARAIVEMRLRQLTGLEQDKLRAEYDDIMKLIEHLKEILASLELRMQIIKDELLQVKAQYNDERKTDIVYASEEFNPEDFYADEEMVITISHMGYIKRTPLSEYKVQNRGGVGSKGSATRDEDFLEHMIMATMHNTMLFFTEKGKCFWLKVWEIPEGTKQSKGRAIQNLLNIEPDDKVKAYINILNLKDEEYINNNYIVLCSKQGIVKKTTLEAYSRPRANGVNAITIKDGDQLLDAKMTNGKCDIMIAVKSGKAIRFPEEKVRPMGRTASGVKGISLDNEGDEVIGMICIESGKSDVLVVSENGYGKRSSIEDYRITNRGGKGVKTINMTEKTGNLIALLDVTDEDNLMIINKSGLTIRLDVSTLRVMGRNTQGVRLINLRNDDAIAAVAKVSASKEENLPEEGQEGTKVAESNDEE; the protein is encoded by the coding sequence ATGGAAAACGTCGGAGAAAAAATTATCAAGATCAACATCGAGGAGGAGATGAAATCTTCGTACATTGACTATTCAATGTCGGTGATTGTGTCGCGTGCATTGCCTGATGTTAGGGACGGTTTGAAACCGGTACAGAGAAGGGTATTATATGGAATGAGCGAATTGGGTGTTACGTCTGGTAAACCATTCAAAAAGTCTGCGAGAATTGTCGGAGAAGTACTCGGAAAGTACCACCCTCATGGCGATAGTTCGGTTTACATGGCGATGGTACGTATGGCTCAAAGTTGGTCTTTACGTTATCCGTTGGTTGACGGACAAGGAAACTTCGGTTCCGTGGATGGTGATAGCCCTGCGGCAATGCGTTATACTGAGGCTCGTTTGATGAAGGTAACCGAGGATACTTTGATGGATTTAGATAAGGATACCGTGGACATGATTCCGAACTTCGACGAATCATTGAAAGAACCCAGCGTTCTACCTACCAGAATTCCTTTGTTACTCGTGAACGGAGCGTCGGGTATTGCGGTTGGTATGGCGACTAATATGCCTCCCCATAATCTAAGTGACACGATAGACGCTATTTGTGCTTATATCGATGACCCGGATATAGAGATCGATGACTTGATCCGGATCATAAAAGCCCCGGATTTCCCCACGGGAGGAACAATTTACGGCTACAGCGGGGTAAAGGAAGCGTATCACACGGGAAGAGGCCGTATCGTAATTCGTTCGAAAACATCCGTGGAGACAACTCCTCATGGTCGGGAAAAACTGATCGTTCATGAAATCCCTTATATGGTCAACAAGGCTGAATTAATTTCTCGCATTGCTGATCTTGTGAACGAGAAAAAAATAGATGGTATCTCTAATATCAATGACGAATCCGACCGTAGCGGTATGCGTATTGTTATTGATTTGAAAAAAGATGCCATTGCCAATGTCGTACTGAATACATTATTAAAACATACGGCTCTTCAAACTTCTTTTGGGGTGAACAACATCGCACTCGTTGGAGGTAGACCCCGTTTGTTGAATTTGAAGGACTTGATCCGGTTATTCGTGGAACATCGTCATGATGTCATTACACGGCGTACTCAATTTGAATTAAAGCAAGCGGAAGATCGGGCCCATATCCTGGAAGGTTTAATCATTGCCAGTGATCATATTGACGAAGTGATCCGGATTATCCGGGCATCTAAAACTCCGGAGGAAGCGAAGAATAATTTGATCGAACGTTTCTCTTTGACGGAGGTACAAGCTCGTGCTATCGTTGAAATGAGATTACGTCAACTAACAGGTCTAGAGCAAGATAAGCTAAGAGCCGAGTATGACGACATCATGAAATTGATCGAGCATTTGAAAGAAATTCTAGCTAGTTTAGAATTAAGAATGCAAATTATCAAAGATGAGCTACTTCAGGTGAAAGCTCAATATAACGACGAGCGTAAAACAGACATCGTTTATGCCTCTGAAGAATTTAACCCGGAAGATTTTTATGCTGATGAAGAAATGGTGATCACTATTTCTCACATGGGATACATCAAACGGACTCCGTTATCCGAATACAAGGTTCAAAATCGCGGGGGGGTAGGTTCGAAAGGATCTGCCACGAGAGATGAAGATTTCCTTGAACACATGATTATGGCCACGATGCATAATACCATGTTATTCTTCACGGAAAAAGGTAAATGTTTCTGGCTGAAAGTATGGGAGATCCCGGAAGGAACCAAACAATCCAAAGGCAGAGCTATCCAGAATTTATTAAATATCGAGCCAGATGATAAGGTGAAGGCTTATATCAACATCCTCAATTTGAAAGATGAAGAGTATATTAATAATAACTATATTGTATTATGCTCGAAACAAGGTATTGTGAAAAAAACAACCCTAGAAGCCTATTCTCGTCCGAGAGCAAATGGTGTAAATGCGATTACAATTAAAGACGGGGATCAATTGCTAGATGCAAAAATGACCAATGGTAAATGTGACATTATGATAGCGGTCAAATCCGGTAAAGCTATCCGTTTCCCGGAAGAAAAAGTTCGTCCGATGGGTAGAACGGCATCCGGGGTAAAGGGTATATCGCTGGATAACGAAGGAGACGAGGTAATCGGTATGATTTGCATTGAATCCGGTAAATCCGACGTATTAGTTGTATCTGAAAATGGATATGGGAAACGTTCTAGTATCGAGGATTATCGTATCACGAATAGAGGTGGTAAGGGAGTTAAGACCATCAATATGACAGAAAAAACAGGTAACTTGATCGCCTTACTTGACGTCACGGATGAAGACAACTTGATGATTATTAACAAATCTGGATTGACGATAAGACTGGATGTTAGCACCTTGAGAGTTATGGGACGTAACACACAGGGTGTGAGATTAATTAATTTGAGAAATGATGATGCTATTGCAGCAGTAGCGAAAGTATCTGCTTCAAAAGAAGAGAATCTTCCGGAAGAAGGACAGGAGGGAACGAAAGTAGCAGAGTCGAATGATGAAGAATAA
- a CDS encoding tetratricopeptide repeat protein, with product MKKLSFIIALLLCVNISFAQKGKVTSAVSFFTQGKLDKAKELIDEAIGHENCVNWAKAYMVRGQIYQAIFETQDENYKKLSKDPLSVAWDSYQKVIQLDDKNKFEKDLKTQYANLVIDFTNQGVVCYNQGMKTDDTKDFKDAVNNFKRVLEINESPLGTQKVDTTVIYNAGVAAHKAGDLDEAIKFYKKSLELNYEAGKIYAMVANILLGQSRAANEAGDSVTGKAKQEEAVNFLHEGHKLYPDDNYMLVELINYYLMGDTPAKAEEFLDAAIKQEPNKAEYYRAKGSLYEKLNQPEKAEAMYIKTLELNPNDFFAQYNLGNIHLNRVIEDHKVVQDIVDAKEYNAALDKVMEKYEAVIPYFEKALELNPNDKNTLTTLKELYFRLRTKNKVYQEKYDKTMEALNSL from the coding sequence ATGAAAAAACTATCTTTTATCATTGCCCTTCTGCTTTGCGTGAATATATCTTTCGCGCAAAAGGGGAAAGTAACATCAGCTGTTAGCTTTTTCACGCAGGGAAAGCTGGATAAAGCGAAAGAACTGATAGATGAAGCTATTGGCCATGAGAATTGCGTGAATTGGGCGAAAGCTTATATGGTTCGAGGACAAATCTATCAAGCAATCTTCGAAACTCAGGATGAGAATTACAAAAAACTCTCCAAAGATCCGTTAAGTGTAGCTTGGGACTCTTATCAAAAAGTTATCCAACTAGACGATAAGAATAAATTCGAGAAAGATTTAAAGACCCAGTATGCTAATCTGGTTATAGATTTTACGAATCAAGGTGTTGTTTGTTATAATCAAGGAATGAAAACGGATGATACAAAAGATTTTAAAGATGCTGTAAACAATTTTAAACGAGTATTGGAAATCAACGAATCCCCGTTAGGAACACAAAAAGTAGACACGACCGTTATCTATAATGCTGGAGTTGCTGCACACAAAGCTGGCGACCTTGATGAAGCAATTAAATTCTACAAGAAATCTTTGGAATTGAATTATGAAGCCGGAAAGATTTACGCAATGGTGGCAAATATCCTTCTAGGACAAAGCCGTGCTGCTAATGAGGCCGGAGATTCTGTTACAGGAAAAGCGAAACAAGAAGAAGCTGTTAATTTCTTACATGAAGGACACAAATTGTATCCGGATGATAACTACATGCTGGTTGAGTTGATCAACTATTACTTGATGGGTGATACCCCGGCTAAAGCTGAAGAATTCCTGGATGCTGCCATTAAACAAGAGCCGAATAAAGCTGAATATTACAGAGCTAAAGGATCTTTATACGAAAAATTAAATCAACCGGAAAAGGCTGAAGCCATGTATATCAAAACTTTGGAATTGAATCCGAATGATTTCTTTGCGCAATATAACTTGGGTAACATTCACTTGAATCGAGTTATTGAAGATCATAAAGTTGTACAGGATATCGTTGATGCAAAGGAATATAATGCTGCATTAGATAAAGTTATGGAGAAATACGAGGCCGTAATTCCTTATTTTGAAAAAGCGTTGGAATTGAATCCAAATGACAAGAACACGTTGACCACGTTGAAAGAATTATATTTCCGCTTGAGAACAAAAAATAAAGTTTATCAAGAGAAATATGACAAGACAATGGAAGCTTTGAATAGCTTGTAA
- a CDS encoding SDR family oxidoreductase: protein MQNKVVIITGASSGIGKALVYEFAKRGAKIAMGARNLDELHKIETDLKSRGVDALSVQTDVTREADCKNLIEKTVERFGKIDILVNNAGISMRALFEDLELDVIRRLMDVNFWGTVYCTKFALPYILKAKGSLVGIISVAGFLGLPGRTGYSASKFAVRGFLNTLRVENLKKGLHVLVAAPGFTASNIRKTALVADGHQQGDSPRAENKMMSAERCAQIIVNGVVKRKREIVMTLVEGKISVFLSKWFPSLLDKLAYSHMAKEPDSPFK from the coding sequence ATGCAAAATAAAGTTGTAATTATTACAGGAGCTTCTTCTGGTATTGGTAAAGCGCTTGTTTATGAATTTGCAAAACGTGGTGCGAAAATTGCCATGGGTGCCCGGAATTTGGATGAATTACACAAAATCGAAACAGATTTGAAATCTCGAGGGGTTGATGCCCTTTCCGTTCAAACAGATGTTACACGGGAAGCAGATTGTAAAAATTTGATTGAAAAAACGGTTGAGCGATTTGGTAAAATTGATATTCTCGTAAATAATGCCGGAATATCCATGCGTGCGCTATTTGAAGATTTGGAATTGGATGTTATACGTCGTTTAATGGACGTGAATTTTTGGGGAACGGTTTATTGTACCAAATTCGCACTACCTTATATATTAAAAGCAAAAGGTAGTTTGGTTGGAATCATTTCTGTTGCCGGTTTTTTGGGACTTCCCGGAAGAACCGGGTATTCTGCCAGTAAATTTGCCGTGCGCGGATTCTTGAATACCTTGCGGGTCGAGAATTTAAAGAAAGGATTGCATGTTCTTGTTGCCGCTCCCGGATTCACGGCTTCCAATATACGAAAAACAGCTCTAGTAGCCGACGGACATCAGCAAGGTGATAGCCCGCGGGCTGAAAATAAAATGATGAGTGCAGAACGATGCGCTCAAATAATTGTAAATGGTGTCGTGAAACGCAAACGGGAAATCGTGATGACGCTGGTTGAAGGAAAAATATCTGTGTTTTTAAGCAAGTGGTTCCCTAGCCTATTGGATAAACTTGCTTATAGTCATATGGCTAAAGAGCCTGATTCGCCGTTCAAATAA